From Humibacter ginsenosidimutans, a single genomic window includes:
- a CDS encoding MmcQ/YjbR family DNA-binding protein: MSEVGWDDVRELALALPDTDETTSWGHAFWRVHGKGFVWERPLRKPDLQALGITEQPGPVLGAKVDDEATKLALVEVDPTLFFTTPHFDGYPSVLVWLDRVPARRLEEIVTDAWLATAPMRLRREWLDAHAE; the protein is encoded by the coding sequence ATGTCTGAAGTGGGCTGGGACGATGTGCGCGAGCTCGCGCTGGCTCTTCCCGACACCGATGAGACGACCAGCTGGGGACACGCGTTCTGGCGAGTGCACGGCAAGGGCTTCGTCTGGGAGAGACCGCTGCGCAAGCCCGACCTGCAGGCGCTCGGGATCACGGAGCAGCCGGGACCCGTGCTGGGCGCCAAGGTCGACGACGAGGCCACCAAGCTCGCGCTCGTCGAGGTCGATCCGACGCTGTTCTTCACGACGCCGCACTTCGACGGGTACCCGTCGGTGCTCGTCTGGCTCGACAGGGTGCCGGCGCGAAGGCTCGAGGAGATCGTGACGGATGCGTGGCTCGCCACCGCGCCGATGCGGCTGCGGCGCGAGTGGCTCGACGCGCACGCCGAGTAG
- a CDS encoding histidine phosphatase family protein, whose product MAASQVHLVRHGEVHNPDGILYGRMPGFHLSDLGRSMAQAAADDLVARRRPVAAVIASPLQRTQESAAPIAAAFDQQIQTDARLIEPANHFEGKVMSKALRSPANWPWLVNPLRPSWGESYHSIEQRMLAALHDAFDRAESATAQRSSADGDAAPVDVVLVSHQLPIWVAHLSLAGERFMHDPRERRCSLSSITTFERRSGQLVEVSYSDPAAALAADSTDVGAV is encoded by the coding sequence GTGGCAGCTTCCCAGGTGCATCTCGTGCGTCACGGCGAGGTGCACAATCCCGACGGCATCCTTTATGGCAGGATGCCCGGCTTCCACCTTTCCGATCTCGGCCGCAGCATGGCGCAGGCGGCGGCAGACGATCTCGTTGCACGGCGGCGTCCTGTCGCGGCCGTGATCGCATCGCCCCTGCAGCGCACCCAGGAGTCGGCGGCGCCGATCGCCGCGGCGTTCGATCAGCAGATCCAGACGGATGCCCGCCTCATCGAGCCCGCGAACCACTTCGAGGGCAAGGTGATGTCGAAGGCCCTGCGCAGCCCGGCGAACTGGCCGTGGCTGGTCAACCCGCTGCGTCCGAGCTGGGGCGAGTCGTACCACTCGATCGAGCAGCGCATGCTGGCCGCGCTGCATGACGCCTTCGACCGAGCCGAGTCGGCGACCGCGCAGCGATCCTCCGCCGACGGCGACGCGGCCCCGGTCGATGTCGTGCTCGTCAGCCACCAGCTGCCGATCTGGGTGGCGCACCTCTCGCTCGCCGGCGAGCGCTTCATGCACGACCCGCGCGAGCGACGCTGCTCGCTCTCCAGCATCACGACCTTCGAGCGCCGGTCGGGCCAGCTCGTCGAGGTCTCGTACTCCGATCCCGCTGCCGCTCTTGCCGCGGATTCGACCGATGTGGGGGCAGTGTGA
- a CDS encoding TlpA family protein disulfide reductase → MKRRILAVAAAALAVGALLSGCANDELAKQYTSGDDKNYIAGSGVTELKPADRATPVDFSGKTDDGTSFSSKAERGDVLVVNFWYAGCPPCRAEASDLQKISTEYSGKGVTFIGVNTRDSAATSQSFDSEFKVTYPSILDADGGAVQLAFSGSMRPNATPTTFVIDKQGRIAARIAGDIAAQPSTLTTLIDSTLAEGK, encoded by the coding sequence GTGAAGCGCCGCATCCTCGCCGTCGCTGCTGCGGCGCTCGCCGTCGGCGCGCTGCTCAGCGGTTGTGCCAACGATGAGCTCGCCAAGCAGTACACCTCCGGCGACGACAAGAACTACATCGCGGGCAGCGGCGTCACCGAACTCAAGCCGGCCGACCGCGCCACGCCGGTCGACTTCTCGGGCAAGACCGACGACGGCACGTCCTTCTCGTCGAAGGCCGAGCGCGGCGACGTGCTGGTGGTCAACTTCTGGTACGCGGGATGCCCGCCCTGCCGCGCCGAGGCATCCGACCTTCAGAAGATCTCGACCGAGTACTCCGGCAAGGGTGTGACCTTCATCGGCGTGAACACCCGCGACTCCGCCGCGACCTCGCAATCGTTCGACAGCGAGTTCAAGGTGACCTATCCGTCGATCCTCGACGCGGACGGCGGCGCCGTGCAGCTCGCCTTCAGCGGATCCATGCGCCCCAACGCCACGCCCACGACGTTCGTGATCGACAAGCAGGGCCGCATCGCGGCGCGCATCGCCGGCGACATCGCGGCGCAGCCGTCGACGCTCACCACGCTGATCGATTCCACGCTCGCCGAGGGCAAGTGA
- a CDS encoding cytochrome c biogenesis CcdA family protein yields MGIENFVLSAPLLLTVPVALLAGFISFASPCILPLVPGYLAYIGGFTGETAAAAAAAGVAPGGQGATATATAVRTGRNRLVLGVALFVLGFAVVFVLTGFVFGALGFWMIQWRDLITRIAGIVLIVLGLVFVGQFTFMQRTFKPQWRPLTGLAGAPLLGIIFAIGWSPCTGPTLAAITTMSYSSGSAWQGAVLALFYALGLGVPFVLIALGLGWASGAVAFLRRHIRVINIVGGALLIAIGILMVSGVWNQWISALAGVIPSFGTAL; encoded by the coding sequence ATGGGCATCGAGAACTTCGTGCTGTCGGCACCTCTGCTGTTGACGGTGCCCGTGGCGCTGCTGGCCGGCTTCATCTCGTTCGCCTCGCCGTGCATCCTGCCGCTCGTTCCCGGCTACCTCGCCTACATCGGCGGGTTCACCGGCGAGACCGCGGCCGCGGCGGCCGCTGCCGGGGTCGCCCCGGGCGGCCAGGGCGCGACGGCCACGGCCACGGCGGTGCGCACCGGCCGCAACCGGCTCGTGCTCGGCGTGGCGCTCTTCGTGCTCGGCTTCGCGGTGGTCTTCGTGCTCACCGGGTTCGTGTTCGGGGCGCTGGGGTTCTGGATGATCCAGTGGCGCGACCTCATCACGCGCATCGCCGGCATCGTGCTCATCGTGCTCGGGCTCGTGTTCGTCGGGCAGTTCACCTTCATGCAGCGCACGTTCAAGCCGCAGTGGCGGCCGCTGACCGGGCTCGCGGGCGCACCGCTGCTCGGCATCATCTTCGCGATCGGCTGGAGCCCGTGCACCGGCCCGACGCTGGCCGCCATCACCACCATGAGCTACTCGAGCGGCTCGGCCTGGCAGGGCGCCGTGCTCGCACTGTTCTACGCGCTCGGCCTCGGCGTGCCGTTCGTGCTGATCGCGCTCGGCCTCGGGTGGGCATCCGGTGCCGTCGCTTTTCTGCGCAGGCACATCCGGGTCATCAACATCGTCGGCGGTGCCTTGCTCATCGCCATCGGCATCCTCATGGTCTCCGGCGTCTGGAACCAGTGGATCAGCGCACTCGCGGGGGTGATCCCGAGCTTTGGAACAGCACTCTGA
- the resB gene encoding cytochrome c biogenesis protein ResB: MEQHSDTDTLHDPAQGAEGGVDTERDDRAQQRRDSRPSGHVDDTSEDVGDADAGALTQPKLGPIGWLRWMWRQLTSMRTALFLLLLLAVAAVPGSLVPQHTSDPNGVVQYQENHPVLYPILDKLQVFDTYTSVWFSAIYLLLFVSLVGCVVPRLKHHLEALRAKPPRTPARLARMAGYRVRVLQGMTSQGASAEAEAARQAAIVSAQKLLKASGYRTVVLETARDASVSAERGYLRETGNILFHAALVGILIAVGVGGGLSYTGQRIVVDGQSFVNTLVNYDSINPGRFVDTSGLSPFAIKLDQLDVKYESKNKNAMGSPLDYTAYVTTTENGTTSKKTIKVNEPLGIGGTNVYLLGNGYAPIITVRNAKGKAVFHDAVPFPSQDTNMTSQGIVKVPDGLKEQLGMIGFFYPTAQKLSTGAYTSSYPDTRDPMLGLSVYQGDLGLDKGLPVSVYALNIDKLKEIAGPGAKAKAIDLKPGESASLPNGLGTVTFDGVARFVSLEVHHDPTQGWMLLFAVLVLGGLLTSLFVPRRRLWVKAITQADGSLRLEYAGLARGEDPRLDDAVASFADRHIASLTGRSRE, translated from the coding sequence TTGGAACAGCACTCTGACACCGACACGCTGCACGACCCGGCACAGGGAGCAGAGGGAGGCGTCGACACCGAACGCGACGACCGCGCCCAGCAGCGTCGTGACAGCCGGCCCTCCGGCCATGTCGACGACACGTCGGAAGACGTCGGCGACGCGGATGCCGGTGCCCTGACCCAGCCCAAGCTCGGCCCGATCGGCTGGTTGCGCTGGATGTGGCGCCAGCTCACGAGCATGCGCACGGCACTGTTCCTGCTGCTGCTGCTCGCGGTCGCGGCCGTGCCGGGTTCGCTCGTGCCGCAGCACACCTCTGACCCGAACGGCGTGGTGCAGTACCAGGAGAACCACCCGGTGCTCTACCCGATCCTCGACAAGCTGCAGGTCTTCGACACCTACACCTCGGTGTGGTTCTCGGCCATCTACCTGCTGCTGTTCGTCTCGCTCGTCGGCTGCGTGGTGCCGCGCCTCAAGCATCACCTCGAGGCGTTGCGCGCGAAGCCGCCGCGCACGCCGGCCCGCCTAGCGCGCATGGCCGGATACCGGGTGCGGGTGCTGCAGGGCATGACGTCGCAGGGCGCGAGCGCCGAGGCCGAGGCCGCGCGGCAAGCGGCGATCGTCTCTGCGCAGAAGCTGCTGAAGGCATCCGGCTACCGCACCGTCGTGCTGGAGACGGCTCGGGATGCCTCGGTGTCGGCCGAGCGCGGATACCTGCGCGAGACCGGCAACATCCTGTTCCACGCCGCGCTCGTCGGCATCCTGATCGCTGTCGGAGTCGGCGGCGGGCTCAGCTACACGGGACAACGGATCGTCGTCGACGGCCAGTCGTTCGTGAACACCCTGGTGAACTACGACTCGATCAACCCCGGGCGGTTCGTCGACACGAGCGGTCTGTCGCCGTTCGCGATCAAGCTCGACCAGCTCGACGTGAAGTACGAGTCGAAGAACAAGAACGCCATGGGCTCGCCGCTCGACTACACGGCCTACGTGACGACCACCGAGAACGGCACGACGAGCAAGAAGACCATCAAGGTCAACGAGCCGCTCGGCATCGGCGGCACCAACGTGTATCTGCTCGGCAACGGCTACGCGCCGATCATCACGGTGCGCAACGCCAAGGGCAAGGCGGTGTTCCATGACGCCGTTCCGTTCCCGTCGCAGGACACCAACATGACGTCGCAGGGCATCGTCAAGGTGCCGGACGGCCTGAAGGAGCAGCTCGGCATGATCGGGTTCTTCTACCCGACGGCGCAGAAGCTCTCGACGGGCGCCTACACGTCGAGCTACCCCGACACCCGAGACCCGATGCTGGGACTCAGCGTCTACCAGGGCGACCTCGGGCTCGACAAGGGACTGCCCGTGTCGGTCTACGCACTCAACATCGACAAGCTCAAAGAGATCGCCGGCCCCGGAGCGAAGGCGAAGGCCATCGACCTCAAGCCGGGCGAGTCGGCGTCGCTGCCGAACGGGCTCGGCACCGTCACCTTCGACGGCGTCGCCCGGTTCGTGAGCCTCGAGGTGCACCACGACCCGACACAGGGCTGGATGCTGCTGTTCGCGGTGCTCGTGCTCGGCGGCCTCTTGACGTCGCTGTTCGTTCCGCGGCGGCGGCTGTGGGTGAAGGCCATCACCCAGGCCGACGGCTCGCTGCGGTTGGAGTACGCGGGGCTCGCGCGCGGTGAGGATCCGCGGCTCGATGACGCCGTGGCATCCTTCGCCGATCGTCACATCGCTTCTCTCACGGGTCGCTCCCGCGAATGA
- the ccsB gene encoding c-type cytochrome biogenesis protein CcsB, translated as MLDTLSQIFIYVAMGLYAAAFIFFAIDLSRRSARATIPASVPSAVSRRAGVADDVVFVEATAQPVDAVASVAGGVTDAAASGGTTLTETRPSGSGAISRLSARIEDDVHGDRATSRSLRVAMVLTIVGWVTHLLADVFRGIDAGRVPWANMWEFSMTGTLIIVGIFLLVNLRFDIRYVGTFVLGLVCVLLMVATTRYYVPVVPLPPALQSYWLVIHILVALLATALFALGFALAVAQLLQVRREHQVAANKPTQFRFLATLPKSDTLENLSYRINIVGFIFWTFTLIAGAIWAEKAWGSYWSWDTKEVWTFIIWVIYAGYIHARATRGWRGSRSAWLAIIGFSAVMFNFGVVNVFFHGLHSYSGLS; from the coding sequence GTGCTCGACACACTCTCGCAAATCTTCATCTACGTGGCCATGGGCCTCTATGCTGCCGCGTTCATCTTCTTCGCGATCGATCTCTCGCGCCGTAGCGCGCGAGCGACGATCCCCGCCTCGGTGCCCAGCGCCGTGTCGCGGCGCGCAGGTGTCGCCGACGACGTGGTGTTCGTCGAGGCGACCGCGCAGCCTGTGGATGCCGTGGCCTCCGTAGCAGGCGGCGTTACCGACGCGGCGGCATCCGGCGGCACCACGCTGACGGAGACACGCCCCAGCGGGTCGGGAGCGATCTCGCGGCTGAGCGCCCGCATCGAAGACGACGTGCACGGCGACCGCGCCACCTCGCGCAGCCTGCGTGTCGCGATGGTGCTGACGATCGTCGGCTGGGTCACGCATCTGCTCGCGGACGTCTTCCGCGGCATCGACGCCGGCCGCGTGCCGTGGGCCAACATGTGGGAGTTCTCCATGACGGGAACCCTCATCATCGTCGGCATCTTCCTGCTCGTGAACCTGCGGTTCGACATCCGCTATGTCGGCACGTTCGTGTTGGGTCTCGTGTGCGTGCTGCTCATGGTGGCCACGACGCGGTACTACGTTCCGGTCGTGCCGCTGCCGCCGGCGCTGCAGTCGTACTGGCTGGTCATCCACATCCTCGTGGCGCTGCTGGCCACGGCGCTCTTCGCGCTCGGGTTCGCCCTCGCCGTCGCCCAGTTGCTGCAGGTGCGGCGCGAGCACCAGGTGGCGGCGAACAAGCCGACGCAGTTCCGCTTCCTCGCCACGCTGCCGAAGTCGGACACGCTCGAGAACCTCTCGTACCGCATCAACATCGTGGGCTTCATCTTCTGGACGTTCACCCTCATCGCCGGCGCCATCTGGGCCGAGAAGGCGTGGGGCTCGTACTGGAGCTGGGACACCAAAGAGGTGTGGACCTTCATCATCTGGGTCATCTACGCCGGATACATCCACGCTCGCGCGACGCGCGGCTGGCGCGGCAGCCGTTCGGCGTGGCTGGCGATCATCGGCTTCAGCGCGGTGATGTTCAACTTCGGTGTGGTGAACGTCTTCTTCCACGGCCTGCACTCCTACAGCGGCCTGTCCTGA
- a CDS encoding MFS transporter, with protein MTAVDASPETSNLSEVHARAPRRAGLAFWTAAAVIVVALWASGSPAMVYPLYERVWQLSPAVTTSVFAVYPVVLIVVLLLFGDLSDHIGRRVAILIGLGSIIVGVLTFALAPSVEWLFVGRVFQGLGVGLSLSPAGAALVELDRTGKRASTVNTVAIAVGLTLATVVGGALVQYGPAPRALTFWVLLGVVVVVAAAAAFLPRHVRDDSLAPWRPRPIRVPKAMRGILATAALAITLSFAVGSVFISLGAQIAKDVLHTENALVAGVVLAIGSAVSGVVSVAFGRMPARTAAILGGVLGALSIIALVASAYASSLPLFMTASLLFGGSSALVFLGGLGLIAANAAPHHRAGTLSMAYLFAYIGQVVTSVGLGVLATTIGLRAGLDIVGPALLVLALATIAVAALLGRRQSSAQASAAARGNVPTCPTKALSVD; from the coding sequence ATGACCGCAGTCGACGCATCGCCCGAGACCAGCAACCTTTCCGAAGTGCATGCACGGGCCCCGCGCCGCGCCGGTCTCGCGTTCTGGACGGCCGCCGCCGTCATCGTGGTCGCACTGTGGGCGAGCGGATCGCCCGCCATGGTCTACCCCCTGTACGAACGGGTGTGGCAGCTGTCTCCCGCCGTCACGACCTCGGTCTTCGCCGTTTATCCGGTCGTGCTCATCGTCGTTCTCCTGCTGTTCGGCGATCTCTCCGACCACATCGGCAGGCGCGTCGCGATTCTGATCGGGCTCGGCTCCATCATCGTCGGGGTGTTGACGTTCGCACTCGCGCCGAGCGTCGAATGGCTCTTCGTCGGCCGCGTGTTCCAGGGTCTGGGCGTCGGGCTGTCGCTCAGCCCGGCGGGCGCCGCACTTGTCGAACTGGATCGCACCGGCAAGCGCGCGAGCACCGTGAACACGGTGGCGATCGCCGTCGGCCTCACACTCGCCACCGTCGTGGGCGGCGCGCTCGTGCAGTACGGGCCGGCGCCGCGGGCACTCACGTTCTGGGTTCTGCTCGGGGTGGTCGTGGTCGTCGCGGCAGCCGCCGCGTTCCTGCCGCGCCATGTGCGGGATGACTCGCTCGCGCCCTGGCGTCCGCGCCCCATCCGCGTGCCCAAGGCCATGCGGGGCATCCTCGCCACCGCGGCCCTCGCCATCACGCTGAGCTTCGCGGTCGGCTCCGTGTTCATCTCACTGGGCGCGCAGATCGCGAAAGACGTGCTGCACACGGAGAACGCGCTGGTCGCGGGGGTGGTGCTCGCGATCGGCTCCGCCGTGAGCGGCGTGGTCTCGGTCGCGTTCGGCAGGATGCCCGCCCGCACCGCCGCCATCCTCGGCGGCGTGCTCGGCGCGCTTTCGATCATCGCCCTCGTGGCCAGCGCTTACGCATCGTCCCTTCCGCTCTTCATGACGGCATCGCTGCTCTTCGGCGGATCGAGCGCGCTCGTGTTCCTCGGCGGCCTCGGGCTGATCGCGGCGAACGCAGCGCCCCATCATCGCGCCGGCACTCTGTCGATGGCATACCTGTTCGCCTACATCGGCCAGGTGGTCACCTCGGTCGGACTCGGCGTGCTGGCGACGACCATCGGGCTGCGTGCCGGACTCGACATCGTCGGACCTGCGCTGCTGGTTCTCGCGCTGGCCACCATCGCGGTAGCGGCGCTGCTGGGTCGACGCCAGTCCTCGGCACAGGCATCCGCCGCGGCGCGCGGAAACGTGCCGACCTGTCCGACGAAGGCGCTGTCCGTCGACTGA
- a CDS encoding o-succinylbenzoate synthase, protein MPAAPHPLPAADLPPLSDVLAEARVVSLPMVTRFRGITVREAFLTRGPRGWTEFSPFVEYGDAEASAWLAAAIDFGWGDDPVPVRDTVGVNATVPSVAAGEVAGVLARFPGCRTAKVKVAEPGQQLADDVARVAAVRDVLGPEGRIRVDANTLWNVDEAEHAIHALAPYDLEYVEQPCSSVEELADVRRRVKYMGIPIAADESVRKASDPLAVARAGAADVLIVKAQPLGGIRAALGIIGLAGLPVVVSSAIDTSVGLAMGAMLAASVPHLDYDCGLGTAALLAADVTREPLTPVDGAIPVRRVEADEALLREHAADADRHAWWVARVERCYRELEQG, encoded by the coding sequence ATGCCAGCCGCTCCGCACCCGCTCCCCGCCGCCGACCTTCCCCCGCTGAGCGACGTGCTCGCCGAGGCCCGCGTGGTGTCGCTGCCGATGGTGACGAGATTCCGTGGAATCACGGTGCGGGAGGCCTTTCTCACGCGCGGCCCGAGGGGGTGGACCGAGTTCTCGCCGTTCGTCGAATACGGCGACGCCGAGGCATCAGCATGGCTGGCGGCCGCGATCGACTTCGGCTGGGGAGACGACCCGGTGCCGGTACGCGACACGGTCGGAGTGAACGCCACAGTGCCCTCCGTCGCGGCGGGCGAGGTCGCGGGCGTGCTGGCCCGGTTCCCCGGCTGCCGCACCGCCAAGGTCAAGGTCGCAGAGCCCGGGCAGCAGCTCGCCGATGACGTCGCCAGAGTGGCGGCGGTACGAGACGTGCTCGGCCCGGAAGGGCGCATCCGCGTCGACGCGAACACGCTGTGGAACGTGGACGAGGCCGAACACGCCATCCACGCACTCGCGCCGTACGACCTGGAGTACGTCGAACAGCCGTGTTCGAGCGTCGAGGAGCTCGCCGACGTGCGCAGGCGCGTGAAGTACATGGGCATCCCGATCGCAGCCGACGAGAGCGTGCGCAAGGCGTCCGATCCCCTCGCGGTGGCACGCGCCGGCGCGGCCGACGTGCTGATCGTGAAGGCGCAGCCGCTGGGGGGCATCCGGGCGGCACTGGGGATCATCGGCCTCGCCGGGCTTCCCGTGGTGGTGTCGAGCGCGATCGACACCTCGGTGGGGCTCGCCATGGGGGCGATGCTGGCGGCATCCGTTCCGCACCTCGACTACGACTGCGGGCTCGGCACGGCGGCACTGCTGGCAGCGGATGTCACCCGCGAGCCGCTCACGCCGGTGGACGGCGCGATTCCGGTGCGTCGTGTCGAGGCCGACGAGGCCCTGCTGCGAGAGCACGCCGCGGATGCCGACCGTCACGCCTGGTGGGTGGCGCGTGTCGAGCGATGCTATCGAGAGCTGGAGCAGGGCTAA
- a CDS encoding amidohydrolase yields the protein MAIDLEETYKDLHEHPELSYQEHRTAKIAADGLRALGIDVVEDIGRTGVAGVLANGDGPTVLLRADMDALPVAEETSLDYASTQRATDPDGNDVPVMHACGHDVHVTCLLGAAEALVGSKDEWHGTVVFVFQPAEEVGSGAHAMVDDGLYDRVPKPDIVLGQHVAPAPAGVVGVHAGPAFAATDDVIVTLHGEGGHGSRPEATIDPVVMAAATVMRLQTIVSREIAGGETAVVTVGTLHAGTKINIIPPDATLGINIRTYDTGVRDRVVAAIERIANGEAAASGAPRMPDVETLDSFPVLHNDEAATERTIGAFRAAFGAERVIDPGRVTGSEDVGTLATAAGVPIVYWLLGGLDPSLFTHGLANGTTDADIPSNHSPHFAPLIHPTLETGVQALVVAAREWLG from the coding sequence ATGGCGATCGATCTGGAAGAGACCTATAAGGACCTGCACGAGCATCCCGAGCTGTCGTATCAGGAACACCGGACGGCGAAGATCGCGGCCGACGGGCTGCGTGCCCTCGGCATCGACGTGGTCGAGGACATCGGCCGAACCGGCGTCGCAGGGGTGCTCGCCAACGGCGACGGCCCCACGGTGCTGCTGCGGGCCGACATGGATGCCCTCCCCGTCGCCGAGGAGACCAGCCTCGACTACGCGAGCACGCAGCGGGCGACCGACCCGGACGGCAACGACGTGCCCGTGATGCACGCCTGCGGACACGACGTGCACGTCACCTGTCTGCTGGGCGCGGCGGAGGCCCTGGTCGGCTCGAAGGACGAGTGGCACGGCACGGTCGTCTTCGTCTTCCAACCGGCGGAAGAAGTGGGCTCAGGTGCGCACGCGATGGTCGACGACGGCCTGTACGACCGCGTTCCGAAGCCCGACATCGTGCTCGGTCAGCACGTGGCGCCGGCACCGGCCGGAGTGGTGGGCGTGCACGCGGGACCCGCGTTCGCCGCGACCGACGACGTGATCGTCACCCTGCACGGTGAAGGCGGGCACGGGTCGCGACCCGAGGCGACGATCGACCCTGTCGTGATGGCGGCCGCGACGGTGATGCGGCTGCAGACGATCGTCTCGCGCGAGATCGCAGGAGGCGAGACCGCTGTCGTCACAGTCGGCACGTTGCATGCCGGCACCAAGATCAACATCATCCCGCCGGACGCCACGCTCGGCATCAACATCCGCACCTACGACACCGGTGTGCGCGACCGGGTGGTCGCCGCTATCGAGCGGATCGCGAACGGGGAGGCGGCGGCATCCGGGGCACCGCGCATGCCCGATGTCGAGACGCTCGACTCGTTCCCCGTGCTGCACAACGACGAGGCTGCGACGGAGCGCACCATCGGCGCCTTCCGCGCCGCGTTCGGAGCCGAGCGGGTGATCGATCCCGGCCGCGTCACCGGCAGCGAAGACGTGGGAACGCTCGCGACCGCGGCGGGTGTTCCGATCGTCTACTGGCTGCTCGGCGGGCTCGACCCGTCGCTGTTCACGCACGGGCTGGCGAACGGCACGACGGATGCCGACATCCCCTCGAACCACTCGCCGCACTTCGCGCCGCTCATCCACCCCACGCTGGAGACGGGCGTGCAGGCGCTCGTCGTGGCCGCGCGCGAGTGGCTGGGCTGA
- a CDS encoding 1,4-dihydroxy-2-naphthoyl-CoA synthase, whose amino-acid sequence MNQQVSELFDAGEWMQASIGEAFTDVTYHHSNDGRIARIAFNRPEVRNAFRPHTVDELYTALDDARQNPQIGVVLLTGNGPSPKDGGWAFCSGGDQRIRGRDGYKYSDSETSIVDGAGGTADKPGSHGAVGRLHILEVQRLIRFMPKVVIAVVPGWAAGGGHSLHVVCDLTIASAEHGRFKQTDADVGSFDAGYGSAYFARQIGQKFAREVFFLAQEYSAQRAYEMGAVNAVVPHAELEKTAIGWARTILGKSPTAIRMLKFAFNAVDDGMVGQQVFAGEATRLAYGTDEAVEGRDAFLQKREPDWAPFPWQY is encoded by the coding sequence ATGAACCAGCAGGTTTCGGAGCTGTTCGACGCGGGCGAATGGATGCAGGCATCCATCGGCGAAGCGTTCACCGACGTCACGTACCACCACTCGAACGACGGGCGCATCGCGCGCATCGCCTTCAACCGGCCCGAGGTGCGCAACGCGTTCCGTCCGCACACGGTCGACGAGCTGTACACGGCTCTCGACGACGCCAGGCAGAACCCGCAGATCGGCGTCGTGCTGCTCACCGGCAACGGGCCCAGCCCGAAAGACGGCGGCTGGGCGTTCTGCTCGGGCGGCGACCAACGCATCCGGGGGCGCGACGGATACAAGTACTCCGACTCCGAGACCTCCATCGTCGACGGTGCGGGAGGCACGGCCGACAAGCCGGGCTCGCACGGCGCCGTCGGGCGTCTGCACATCCTCGAGGTGCAGCGACTGATCCGCTTCATGCCCAAGGTCGTGATCGCCGTCGTTCCCGGCTGGGCGGCCGGCGGCGGGCACTCGCTGCACGTGGTGTGCGATCTCACGATCGCCAGCGCCGAGCACGGCAGGTTCAAGCAGACGGATGCCGACGTCGGTTCCTTCGACGCCGGTTACGGCAGCGCCTACTTCGCCCGCCAGATCGGCCAGAAGTTCGCGCGCGAGGTGTTCTTCCTCGCTCAGGAGTACTCGGCGCAGCGCGCGTACGAGATGGGCGCGGTCAACGCCGTGGTGCCGCACGCTGAGCTGGAGAAGACGGCGATCGGCTGGGCGCGGACCATCCTCGGCAAGTCGCCCACGGCCATCCGCATGCTCAAGTTCGCGTTCAACGCGGTCGACGACGGCATGGTGGGGCAGCAGGTGTTCGCGGGCGAGGCCACGCGTCTCGCCTACGGCACCGACGAGGCCGTCGAGGGGCGCGACGCGTTCCTTCAGAAGCGGGAACCGGACTGGGCGCCGTTCCCCTGGCAGTACTGA